CCGGCTCTTCCGTCAGCTTGACGGCGAATTCGAGCATCGCCGTCTGTTTCGGTGAAAGATTGGCAGCGCGGAAGTTCATCACCATCATCTCGCCGAGAGCCGGATCGCCGGAGAGCTGGCGCACCGCCGCGCCATGCGCGGTCAGGCAATAATAGCAATGGTTGATCGAGGAGACGACGACCGCGATCATCTCCCGCTCCAGCTTCGACAGGCCGGATTCACCCAGCATCAGATCATTGTAGGTGTCGGTAAAGGCGCGCAGCTTCTTCTCGTCGAAGGCATAGGCAAGAAGCACGTTGGGAACCAGGCCGAGCTTTTCCTCGCATTTGGCGAAATAGGCTTTTGTCGCCTCGCTCAGCTCCGCGATACCGAGGTCAAGTGCGCTGATTTTGCCGGACATGGGGTCTTCCTCCTGGTTCACCGCCGCCTGACCGTCGAATTCCTGTAATTCTTATCGAGCCGTCAAACCTTTGTCGCCAAACAGCGGTCATCTGCTACCATAGTCGTAAAAGCATGTGACGTGAGGACAACATGGCGAGCGTGAAATCCGCAGCTAAGCCGAGGAAAACAGCCACTGCCGGGGTGAAACCCGACGGGAAGCCGGCCAGGCTCGCCGACTATTTGCTGGCCCGCGCGCCGGCCGAAGACATCGCCGCCTATGACGCCGCCGACCTGGAGCGCGCCTCCGACCTGGCAGGACGTGCGGTCGCCGCCCACAAGAAGGGCCAAAGTGTCGTCGCCGTCGATGCCGGGTCGGGCGTATCCCGCGAGGGCCGCCCGATGACGATCATCACCGTCGTCAACGACAACATGCCGTTCCTGTTCGATTCGATCCTCGGCGAGATCACAGAAACTGCCGGCGAACCGACTTTGGTCACCCATCCGGTCATCGTCGTGCGCCACGGCAAGGCCGGCGTCGACGAGATCCTCGGCGACGGCAGCGCCCTCAAGGACGATGGCAATCACGACCGGCTGAGCGTCGTCCATGTCCATATTCCGCGCCTGACGGCGGAGCAGGCCGACGCGCTGGCCGACCGCCTGCGCAAGATGCTCAACCAGGTGCGCGCCGCCGTCAGCGACTGGAAGCCGATGCTCGCCCGTCTCGACCAGGCGATTTCCGAATTCCGCTATTCCGCCGTGCCGCTCGACAAGAAGAGCGTTGCCGAGGCCATCGCCTTCCTTGAATGGCTGCGCGACGACAATTTCACTTTCCTTGGCATGCGCGAGTTCAAATATTCCGGCGGCACGGAGAGCGGCAATCTGGAGCGCGCCGACAAGCCCGGTCTCGGCATCCTCGCCGACCCGGATGTGCTGGTGCTCCGGCGCGGCACCGAGGCGGTGACGACGACGCCCGAAATCCGCGCCTTCCTGCATGGGCCGGAGCCGCTGATCGTTACCAAGGCCAACGCCAAGTCGCTGGTGCACCGCCGCATTTATCTCGATTATATCGGCGTCAAAACCTACACCGCCAAGGGCACGCTTGCCGGCGAGTTGCGCATGGTCGGCCTGTTCACCTCGACTGCCTACACGCGCTCGGTGATGAAAATCCCGTATCTGAGGTCAAAGGCCGAGACCATCATCGCCAAGTCCGGCTTCGACCGGCACGACCATTCCGGCAAGGCACTGATCAACGTTCTGGAGAGCTATCCGCGCGACGAACTGTTCCAGGTGCCGGTGCCGATCCTGAAGAAGCACGCCGCGGCCATTCTCGGCCTGGTCGAGCGGCCGCGGGTGCGGGCGCTGGTGCGCGCCGACCAGTTCGACCGCTTCGTCTCGATCCTCGTCTTCGTGCCGCGCGACCGCTATGACAGCGTCGTGCGCGAGAAGATCGGCACCTATCTCAAGACCGTCTTCGAGGGCCGTTTGTCGGCTTATTATCCGGCGTTTCCGGAGGGCGGGCTGGCGCGTGTGCATTTCATCATCGGCCGCTCGGGCGGCAAGACGCCGAAGGTCGAGCAGGCGGCGATCGAAGCGGCGATCCGCGATATCGTGCGAACCTGGGACGACGCGCTGGCCGAAGCCGCGGAAGCCGTCGGCGGCGATCCATCGCTGAAGGCGATCGCCGCGCGTCTGCCTGAGAGCTATCGCGATTCCTTCAGCGCGGCCATCGCGCTGAAGGATGCGGGGCGCATCGCCGGCATCAGCACCGCCAACCCGATCGCCATCGACTATTACCGCCATGCCGAGCAGAAACCGCATCAGGCAGCGCTGAAGATCTACCACCACGGCAGCCCGGTAGCGCTGTCGCGTCGCGTGCCGGTGCTGGAAAACATCGGCTTCCGCGTCATCAGCGAGCGCACCTTCGAGGTTGGCGAGGACGGCGGCGACACCGTCTTCGTCCACGACATGGAGCTGGAGAACAGCTACGGCAAGCCGATCGACCTCAGCGATGGCGGCGCGCTGTTCGAGGACGCTTTCCTGTCGGTCTGGCGCGGCGACATCGACAATGACAGCTATAACGGGCTTGCCCAGACCGCCGGCCTGTGGTCGGGCGAAGTCAGCATTCTGCGCGCCTATGGCCGCTACCTGCAGCAAGCCGGTATCCCGCAGAGCCAGGATTTCATCG
This region of Mesorhizobium sp. C432A genomic DNA includes:
- a CDS encoding peroxidase-related enzyme — protein: MSGKISALDLGIAELSEATKAYFAKCEEKLGLVPNVLLAYAFDEKKLRAFTDTYNDLMLGESGLSKLEREMIAVVVSSINHCYYCLTAHGAAVRQLSGDPALGEMMVMNFRAANLSPKQTAMLEFAVKLTEEPAKIVEADREALRNAGFTNRDIWDIASTAAFFNMSNRVAAAIDMRPNDEYHAMAR